Proteins encoded in a region of the Polyodon spathula isolate WHYD16114869_AA chromosome 9, ASM1765450v1, whole genome shotgun sequence genome:
- the LOC121320452 gene encoding LOW QUALITY PROTEIN: interleukin-1 receptor type 1-like (The sequence of the model RefSeq protein was modified relative to this genomic sequence to represent the inferred CDS: inserted 2 bases in 1 codon) — translation MATTLLTILLIACGHVICEISGEHCDDYGVDFHRFYVVQGEAAVLKCTLLDPTLMEPVGNDTYNITWYKKETGKELFGDGDTIRAVDELLWFLPISLNDTGHYVCVLRTTTLCIKQAIYLEVKERKKDSCIHTYTYLQNLPASSNDNVVCPDVNVFMDKSESHEFLWYKDCELIENGNRYVYNDNKLLIRTVGSEDKGDYTCMVTFTLNNTQYKASRTVLIDVKVNDCHVPPAVTNPVNDTIEAWPGSPFNIVCEVFTGFYGKNDLTDAWWSVNDTFIVNSSRITVGNQQEIQTERGQVVEVQLFFTELKEEDFGTNFSCFAVNGRGGAVAYFLLKPAGPNFVVYVGVTFAILAILTIISLATYKIFKIDIVLWYRKSSHLITKNQDSDGKVYDAYIIYPRNHESSSSKDPAMFALQILPEVLEKKCGYKLFILGRNELPGEAFADIVNENMQNSRRLIIVYTSTTFGLEDSDIQLERQAGLHDAFIHNQIKVILIELEKVKDYSDFPESIRYLKNKQGAIRWKGDFTKKTMSPSSRFWKHVRYYMPLXKRQAYHEKNVLLGL, via the exons AACATTGTGACGACTATGGGGTGGACTTCCATCGCTTCTATGTTGTTCAAGGAGAAGCTGCAGTGTTAAAATGCACACTGCTAGATCCCACATTAATGGAACCTGTAGGTAATGATACCTATAATATCACTTGGTATAAAAAGGAAACAGGGAAAGAATTATTTGGAGATGGGGACACAATACGTGCAGTTGATGAGCTCCTTTGGTTTCTCCCGATCTCCCTGAACGACACAGGGCACTATGTGTGCGTTCTCAG AACTACTACTCTTTGCATTAAGCAAGCTATATATCTTGAAGTAAAAGAGAGAAAGAAGGACAGTTGCATTCACACGTATACATATTTGCAAAACCTACCAGCTTCATCCAATGATAATGTGGTTTGTCCAGATGTGAATGTCTTCATGGATAAATCAGAGAGTCATGAGTTTCTTTGGTACAAG GATTGTGAGCTGATAGAAAATGGAAACAGATATGTATACAACGACAACAAGCTATTAATCCGCACCGTGGGATCTGAAGATAAAGGAGATTATACCTGCATGGTGACATTTACTTTAAACAACACACAGTATAAAGCATCCAGAACTGTACTCATTGATGTAAAAG taaatGATTGTCATGTACCCCCTGCTGTTACTAATCCTGTCAATGATACCATTGAAGCTTGGCCTG gATCCCCTTTCAACATAGTCTGTGAAGTGTTCACAGGATTTTATGGAAAAAATGATCTTACTGATGCATGGTGGAGTGTAAATGATACATTTATCGTAAATAGTAGTCGAATTACAGTAGGAAACCAACA GGAAATTCAGACAGAACGTGGCCAGGTGGTTGAAGTTCAGCTATTTTTTACTGAATTAAAGGAGGAGGATTTTGGCACTAACTTCAGCTGCTTTGCTGTAAATGGAAGAGGTGGTGCTGTTGCATACTTCCTGCTGAAGCCTGCAG GTCCCAATTTTGTGGTTTATGTTGGAGTGACTTTTGCCATACTCGCAATACTCACCATCATAAGTCTGGCCACTTACAAGATTTTCAAGATTGATATTGTCCTCTGGTATAGAAAATCAAGTCATCTTATTACAAAAAATCAAG ATTCAGATGGAAAGGTTTACGACGCATACATTATCTACCCAAGAAACCACGAGTCCAGTTCCTCAAAAGATCCTGCCATGTTTGCACTGCAGATACTGCCAGAAGTCTTGGAGAAAAAGTGTGGATACAAACTCTTCATATTGGGAAGGAATGAGCTCCCTGGTGAAG CTTTTGCAGACATTGTAAATGAAAACATGCAGAACAGCAGAAGACTGATTATAGTTTACACATCCACAACGTTTGGACTGGAGGACTCGGACATTCAGCTAGAACGACAGGCAGGATTACATGACGCCTTCATTCACAACCAAATCAAAGTCATTTTAATTGAGTTGGAGAAAGTCAAAGACTATTCTGACTTTCCTGAATCAATtcggtatttaaaaaacaaacaaggagcaATAAGATGGAAAGGagatttcacaaaaaaaactatGTCTCCGTCCTCACGGTTTTGGAAGCATGTTCGATATTACATGCCATT AAAGCGCCAGGCCTATCATGAAAAGAATGTGCTGTTAGGCTTATAA